CGGCATCGGGTAGCCCGCCCAGGCCGTCACACAGCGGCCGGGGCCGCGGCTGCGGCCGGAGGTGATCGCCCGGCCCGACAGGTCTCCCTCCACCACGAAGCCGTGGAAGCGGCGTCCGACCAGTATGCCGACTCCGGCATGCCCGGCCTCGTGCACGAGTGTGGTCAGAGCCCGGGACCATCGGCGCACCTGCGGCAACGCCCACGCCAGGGCCACCACCGCGGCCGCCGGCCACAGCAGTCGCGGGTTGGGCGCAGCGGATGCCGCCAGACGCAGCAAGACCTCGTCCCATAGACTGGCGACGTCGGAAACGGAAGCGGTTCCCGGGTGCACGGCTGCGCCGGAGGTCGGGCTCACTGCCGCGAGTGCCGCAGCGCCGATCGGGAACATGCTGATAGTGGTCACCGGCAACAGTCTGCCAGGCGGACCTGTGCGGGGATGCTAGTGGTCACTGCCCGACGTCGGTGACACCCGGGGACCGG
This genomic stretch from Actinomyces qiguomingii harbors:
- a CDS encoding M50 family metallopeptidase, whose product is MTTISMFPIGAAALAAVSPTSGAAVHPGTASVSDVASLWDEVLLRLAASAAPNPRLLWPAAAVVALAWALPQVRRWSRALTTLVHEAGHAGVGILVGRRFHGFVVEGDLSGRAITSGRSRGPGRCVTAWAGYPMPAIIGAGMVLSSLSGWAGLVLAMALITLIALLVMSRSLRTAGLVAASGAVVAALWWWGDDVVAVPLRAGVVAGVGLLLLAGAWESLGDVAHSRDAGADHRTLAALTPLPAGLWWVTWLLIDAGATWLVVRAVSGLW